The following proteins come from a genomic window of Desulfonatronum sp. SC1:
- a CDS encoding 3D domain-containing protein has translation MRFSLPIILILALTNVYLLVQSGARVQDMVPPSAEESLVSAEHQLKLLKAQDKITILKLMLDRYREANTHRLRLTAYTARPEETNEDVENTAIMQTPRPGWTVAVSHDLRGWLGKRVYVEGFGVRFVGDLMNPRYSKSIDVLVADVEEARDIGVILDVFVTLIEPLLPEHYDGDFDITAVFNWNRE, from the coding sequence ATGCGTTTTTCGCTCCCGATCATTCTCATCCTGGCCCTGACGAACGTTTACCTCCTGGTTCAGTCAGGCGCACGTGTCCAGGACATGGTGCCGCCTTCAGCCGAAGAGAGCCTGGTGAGCGCCGAGCATCAGTTGAAGCTGCTCAAGGCCCAGGACAAGATCACGATCCTCAAGCTGATGCTGGACCGCTACCGCGAGGCCAACACCCACCGGCTGCGCCTGACTGCCTACACGGCCAGGCCCGAGGAAACCAATGAAGACGTGGAAAACACCGCGATCATGCAGACCCCAAGACCCGGATGGACGGTGGCGGTTTCCCACGACCTGCGGGGCTGGCTGGGCAAACGGGTCTACGTGGAAGGCTTCGGCGTGCGGTTCGTCGGGGACTTGATGAATCCCAGGTACTCGAAGTCCATCGACGTCCTGGTGGCCGACGTCGAGGAAGCCCGGGACATCGGCGTGATCCTGGACGTCTTCGTGACCCTGATCGAGCCCCTGCTCCCGGAGCATTACGACGGCGACTTCGATATCACGGCCGTGTTCAATTGGAATCGGGAATGA
- a CDS encoding AMP-binding protein — MDKPILREITLGRLLDEAVRDYPDNDAVVYVDRNFRLTYQEFGEVVDQLAKGLMHLGVQKGEKVAVWATNVPYWVALQFATAKIGAVLLTVNTNYKSNELAYLLEQSEAENIFLIDGFRDTDYVATVNELVPELRVDARGHLRSKRFPHLKRVFFLGPEKHRGMYSIPELLALGHMVSQADYLARQATLDPHDVVNMQYTSGTTGFPKGVMLTHYNIANNGFWIGENQLFTHKDRICLPVPLFHCFGCVLGVLAAVSHGSTLVILEGFNPVHVMASVEQERCTALYGVPTMFIAVLEHRLFPKFDFSSLRTGIMAGSPCPVRVMRQVMEKMYMRDITICYGLTETSPVMTQTRVDDDVNRRVATVGRAMPAIEVRVVDPETNQPVPPGVQGEVCCRGYNVMKGYYNMPEATAQTIDADGWLHSGDLGVMDEDGYLAITGRIKDMIIRGGENVYPREIEEFLYTMEGISDVQVVGVASRKYGEEVGAFIVPKPGVTLTPEEVRDFCRGKIARYKTPRYIAFVQSYPMTASGKIQKYKLRETAAKLFPEAMR, encoded by the coding sequence GTGGACAAGCCAATTCTTCGAGAAATCACCCTGGGCCGACTTCTGGACGAGGCCGTCAGGGACTATCCGGACAATGACGCCGTGGTCTACGTGGACCGCAACTTTCGCCTCACCTACCAGGAGTTCGGGGAGGTGGTGGATCAACTGGCCAAGGGCCTGATGCACCTGGGGGTGCAAAAAGGGGAGAAAGTGGCGGTCTGGGCCACCAACGTGCCTTACTGGGTGGCGCTGCAGTTCGCCACGGCCAAGATCGGCGCGGTGCTCCTGACCGTGAACACCAACTACAAATCCAACGAACTGGCCTATCTCCTGGAGCAGTCCGAGGCGGAGAACATCTTTCTGATCGACGGATTCCGGGATACGGACTACGTGGCCACGGTCAACGAACTGGTCCCCGAACTGCGCGTCGACGCCCGGGGGCACCTGCGCAGCAAACGTTTTCCGCACTTGAAGCGGGTCTTTTTTCTGGGGCCGGAAAAACACCGGGGCATGTACTCCATTCCTGAACTGCTGGCCCTGGGGCACATGGTTTCCCAGGCCGACTATCTGGCCAGACAGGCCACGCTGGATCCCCACGACGTGGTGAACATGCAGTACACCTCCGGGACCACCGGCTTCCCCAAAGGGGTGATGCTCACCCACTACAACATCGCCAACAACGGCTTCTGGATCGGCGAGAACCAGCTTTTCACCCACAAGGACCGGATCTGCCTGCCCGTGCCCCTGTTTCACTGCTTCGGTTGCGTGCTGGGCGTGCTGGCCGCGGTCAGCCACGGCAGCACCCTGGTCATCCTGGAAGGGTTCAACCCGGTGCATGTGATGGCCTCGGTGGAGCAGGAGCGCTGCACGGCCCTCTACGGCGTGCCGACCATGTTCATCGCCGTGCTGGAGCACCGCCTCTTTCCCAAGTTCGACTTCAGCTCCCTGCGCACCGGAATCATGGCCGGTTCGCCCTGTCCGGTGCGGGTGATGCGCCAGGTCATGGAAAAGATGTACATGCGCGACATCACCATCTGCTACGGCCTGACCGAGACCTCGCCGGTGATGACCCAGACCCGGGTGGACGACGACGTCAACCGCCGGGTGGCCACGGTGGGTCGGGCCATGCCGGCCATCGAGGTCCGGGTGGTGGACCCGGAAACCAACCAGCCCGTGCCGCCGGGCGTCCAGGGCGAGGTCTGCTGCCGGGGCTACAACGTGATGAAGGGCTACTACAACATGCCCGAGGCCACGGCCCAGACCATCGACGCGGACGGCTGGCTGCATTCCGGGGACCTGGGCGTGATGGACGAGGACGGCTACCTGGCCATCACCGGACGGATCAAGGACATGATCATCCGGGGCGGGGAGAACGTTTATCCGCGGGAGATCGAGGAATTTCTGTACACCATGGAGGGAATTTCCGACGTCCAGGTGGTGGGCGTGGCCAGCCGCAAGTACGGGGAGGAGGTGGGCGCGTTCATCGTTCCCAAGCCCGGCGTGACGCTTACGCCGGAAGAGGTCAGGGACTTCTGCCGGGGGAAGATCGCTCGCTACAAGACGCCGAGATACATCGCCTTCGTGCAGTCCTACCCCATGACCGCCAGCGGCAAGATCCAGAAATACAAACTGCGCGAAACCGCGGCCAAGCTGTTTCCCGAGGCCATGCGCTGA
- a CDS encoding phosphoadenosine phosphosulfate reductase family protein translates to MLHEIILHSRRILEQVLAAHGPEQTAVAWTGGKDSTVVLWLWRSLLRERGMAPCRAVNLDTGLKFPEVLELRDQVAREWEIDLHVQRPYISLDDYPVAQNKLACCRDLKILPLQQAVGDLHLSALLTGLRRDESPSRCDRQPVEPRESPDHLQVNPILDWTEMDIWACIMEQGLPYCTLYAQGYRSLGCMPCTVAPDQAAGGGERSGRDQDKERQLETLRSLGYF, encoded by the coding sequence ATGCTGCATGAAATAATACTCCACTCTCGGCGCATCCTCGAACAGGTTCTGGCCGCACATGGTCCTGAACAGACAGCCGTGGCCTGGACCGGAGGCAAAGACTCCACCGTGGTGCTCTGGCTGTGGCGCTCCTTGCTCCGAGAGCGGGGCATGGCTCCCTGTCGGGCCGTGAACCTGGATACCGGGCTCAAGTTCCCCGAGGTTCTGGAATTGCGCGACCAGGTGGCCCGGGAATGGGAAATAGACCTGCATGTGCAACGCCCGTATATCTCCCTGGACGACTACCCCGTGGCCCAGAACAAGCTGGCCTGCTGCCGCGACCTGAAGATTCTTCCCTTGCAACAGGCCGTCGGCGACCTCCACCTATCCGCCCTGCTCACCGGGCTGCGCCGGGACGAGTCGCCCAGCCGATGCGACCGCCAGCCCGTGGAGCCTCGCGAATCCCCGGATCATCTCCAGGTCAACCCGATCCTGGACTGGACGGAAATGGACATCTGGGCCTGCATCATGGAACAAGGGCTGCCCTATTGCACGCTCTACGCCCAAGGCTACCGCTCCCTGGGCTGCATGCCCTGCACCGTCGCGCCGGATCAGGCCGCGGGCGGCGGGGAGCGCTCCGGCAGGGATCAGGACAAGGAACGCCAACTGGAAACCCTGCGCAGTCTGGGATACTTTTGA
- a CDS encoding glycosyltransferase: MRILSVGGTDFVQAWKNMGHHVLSMGKGAGHDVPLEHLIGPRELWEILSARDFRPELTVWVDRCRPLEVFGLERLPGVVVGYSIDQYCNPWHVPYSWAFDLFLVAQKDYLKLFWDPRAWRECRWFPLYCRLDMDRDPGMERDIPVSFVGTLNPPLNPDRGPFLRRFRQACPTIVQQGAYAPIFGRSRIVINQSVVGELNFRLFQAAACGAAVLTEDVENGLREAFVPGEEILVYPRNDASAATRIAQEALADPERLGEIALRGKRRVQRDHSATVRAREIIRLAEDLQASGAGSRRKNGMRVVREHLLKTYASLATDKEIPLPPEHRRFYAEVARDACLETFG, from the coding sequence ATGCGCATCTTGAGCGTTGGGGGAACGGACTTCGTCCAGGCTTGGAAAAACATGGGGCACCATGTCCTGAGCATGGGCAAGGGGGCCGGTCATGACGTGCCCCTTGAGCATCTCATCGGTCCGCGGGAACTGTGGGAGATTCTTTCGGCCCGGGATTTCCGGCCGGAACTGACCGTCTGGGTGGACCGGTGTCGACCGCTGGAGGTCTTTGGCCTGGAGCGGCTGCCGGGGGTGGTGGTCGGGTACTCCATCGACCAGTACTGCAACCCCTGGCACGTGCCCTACAGCTGGGCCTTTGACCTGTTCCTGGTGGCCCAGAAGGACTATCTGAAGCTGTTTTGGGATCCACGGGCCTGGCGGGAATGCCGCTGGTTTCCGCTCTACTGCCGTCTGGACATGGACCGGGATCCCGGCATGGAGCGGGACATTCCGGTCAGTTTCGTGGGCACGCTGAATCCGCCGCTGAACCCGGACCGAGGGCCGTTTTTACGCAGGTTCCGCCAAGCCTGCCCTACCATTGTCCAGCAGGGCGCGTACGCGCCGATCTTCGGGCGCAGTCGGATCGTGATCAACCAGAGCGTGGTGGGCGAGTTGAATTTTCGGCTGTTCCAGGCCGCGGCCTGCGGAGCGGCGGTGCTCACCGAGGATGTGGAAAACGGTCTGCGGGAGGCGTTCGTACCTGGCGAGGAAATCCTGGTCTATCCCCGCAACGATGCCTCAGCCGCGACCCGCATCGCTCAAGAGGCCCTGGCCGATCCGGAACGGCTGGGCGAAATCGCCCTGCGCGGCAAGCGTCGGGTGCAGCGGGATCACAGTGCCACGGTCCGAGCCCGGGAAATTATCCGGCTGGCCGAGGATCTCCAGGCTTCCGGAGCCGGGAGCCGACGCAAAAACGGGATGAGGGTGGTCCGCGAACACCTGCTCAAGACCTATGCCTCCCTGGCCACGGACAAGGAAATCCCTTTACCCCCGGAACACCGCCGTTTTTATGCCGAAGTGGCACGGGATGCCTGCCTGGAGACATTCGGATAA
- a CDS encoding phage integrase N-terminal SAM-like domain-containing protein produces the protein MNDVPTDGTRTLGRPEWEQALVRRIREKNLTGNSEKTYRSWCRRFMASIGDKPLADLDHHNADLAVKERVAVATQAQALNAVVFFFPEALLRDPGDFSDFSRARRKRKVPTVLSQGECKRLFDAMGGTYRLMAELVYAAGLRLTELLRLRVKDVNLERLQLSMQVGKGSKSRYTMIPPRPGRNMLPAIRPRALQRNE, from the coding sequence ATGAATGACGTGCCCACGGACGGCACCCGGACTCTTGGCAGGCCGGAGTGGGAGCAGGCCTTGGTCCGACGAATACGAGAGAAGAACCTGACCGGGAACAGCGAGAAGACATATCGGTCATGGTGCAGGCGGTTCATGGCCTCCATCGGTGACAAGCCCCTTGCTGATCTGGATCACCATAATGCCGACTTGGCGGTCAAGGAGCGGGTGGCGGTCGCGACCCAGGCCCAGGCGTTGAATGCCGTGGTTTTCTTTTTCCCTGAAGCCCTGCTACGTGATCCTGGGGATTTCAGCGATTTTTCGCGAGCGCGGCGAAAGCGGAAAGTGCCCACGGTCCTGTCGCAAGGCGAATGCAAACGACTTTTCGATGCCATGGGCGGAACCTATCGTTTGATGGCTGAGCTGGTGTACGCGGCGGGATTGCGGTTGACCGAGTTGTTGCGGCTGCGGGTGAAAGACGTAAATTTGGAACGCCTCCAGCTTTCCATGCAAGTCGGCAAGGGGAGCAAGAGCAGATACACGATGATTCCTCCGCGGCCCGGCCGGAATATGCTCCCGGCCATCCGGCCCAGGGCTTTACAGCGTAATGAATGA